A region of the Pseudomonas silesiensis genome:
GCGTAATGAAGCCGTGTATTCGGGACGGGTTGCGTTGGGGGCTTGGAGGGCCAGGTCTTCGGCGCAGCTGAGGTAGACCGCGGCGTGTTCGAGAGCGTCGAGTAACGGGATATCGGGCTGAACGGCGAACAGGTGATGGTCGACGTGATCGCAGCGGGCGAAGAGGGTGGATTTTGTGGTTGGTTCGGTCATGTGCATCTCCCAGAAAGTGGAGTTGCCACGAATCGCCGTCAAACGATTTGGGTGGCAACTGTACGCAGGTTGACGGACCGGTCCTAGGAACCCGGCGCACTCGAAAGCGCCCCACGCACAGCTGCCATAGCACTGAGCAAGGACCTAGGAAAAAACGGAGCCGTCAAACCCCATCACGAATGAGTCGTGACAGGCGCGAGGATAGGGAGTGAGGCTGGAGCAGTCAACCGGCGGCGCCTGTGGTGCAGAGCATTGCGCAGCTGATTGCAGGAATATGAGCGCTTACATTCCTGTGGCGAGAAAATCGACAAGCGGTAGCCTTTCGCTCTACGTTCCCGGGCCGTACTGTCAAACCTGACAGTAGTCACTTCCCTCACTTGCGCGTTTCAATGTCTCCCTGCAGTCAAGCCGAGGTGGCATGAACTGGTGCAGGGAGAGCAGAAATGAAAGAGCCCGTCACTCCAATAATCAGAATGGGTACGATCAGCGCGTTGACCGTGGTCGAGGTCGGAGCGATCCCGACGACCTTTGCCATGGTCACTACCGAGGGGTGCTCTTCCAGGTTGGCAGTCCGGATAGGTGCCAATTGCACTGCTGGAGGCGAGGTCTGTTTTTCCGTCGGGGACGAAGTGGAATATACGTTGGTCGAGGGCGCGGCCGGGGAACCGCCAAGAGCCCGGGACCTGATGAAGTCAGGGAACCATCGCGACGCCATTGTCGATGAGTACTGCCAGCCGATCCGCAACAACTTTGCATAGTTACCCTTGTACTCATGCACTGAGTCGGGTTCGCAACAACCTGGCCATGTCCTCCAGTTCCGCCGCCGGGTTACGCCCGATCAGCATCCACGCGTGTTCCAGGTCAGCCCAGTAGACGACGTTGAGCCCACGCCGCCGTTCGTGCGCAAAGGGTCGACTGCCGCTGCTGGACCGGGTCACGCACAGCGCAAGCGGGCCGTGCGCCGGGTCCAGCCAGGTCATTTGGGCGATGGGCACGCCGTCGTATTCGAGGATTTGCGCGCGCTTGAATTGCGCGGGCGGCAAGTTCAGTTTGGCCGCCGTCAGATTGAGCCCCAGACGCGCGTCGATGGTTCGCAGTTGCGCACGCTGGGCGGCTTCGTCACCCGGCAGATGGTCCAGGGTCTGCGGTACGTAGAGCGCCATGTAGTCCGCGAGCCGTGCACGCCAGTTGGTTTTCTGCAGGCTCGACTGCCAGTTGAGGAACAGCCGGTCCGCCACCACACTGCTGACCACCAGCCCGGCTGCTGCGGCAAGGAACCAGCGCCGATTCATCGCCGGGCGCTCAGGGCTGGGCAAGCTGTCGAGCATGGACTGCAAACGTTCCACGGGCGCTTGTCGGCCTGCTTGATCGTAGGCGTCCTTGAACGGCAGGCTGCTGCGGGCCAGCCATTGCAGGCGCAGGTTGAGCAGCGAGTCTTCGGCGATGGCGGCATCGATGCGGCTGCGTTGTTCGGTGTCGAGCTGGTCGTCGAGGTAGGCCACCAGTTGCTCGTCCGAAGGGATCCCGTGATCGTTCATCGACGTTCTTCTGTGGAGGGGCTCGGCACGGCGTGCAACGGCGGGTACTCGGCAAGCTTCACCCGTGCGGTGGCCAGGCGGCTCGTCACCGTGCCGAGAGGTACTTGCAGCACCTCGGCGACCTCGTGATAGGACAAGCCTTCGACATAGGCGAGAAAGACGCATTCACGCTGGGTTTCGGGCAGCGCGTCGACGCGCCGAATCACCTGAGTGGCGAAGACATTGGGTTGCGCCGCATGTTCTCCGTCGAACGACAAGGCGTTGTCGGCCCCCACCAGGGCCTGACCCTGGCGCACCCGGCGCGAGCGGACCTCGTTGAGCCAGATCGAATGCAAAATGCTCAGCAGCCAACAATCCATGCGGGTGCCCGGAGCCAACTGCCGGACACGCTCGAGCGCCCGTACGCAGGTGGCCTGCACAAGTTCTTCGGCGACATGCCGTTGCCGGGACAGCAGCAGGCCGTAGCGCCATAGACGCGCCAGATGCTGGCCGAGTTCGGCCCGTAATGCCTGATCGCTGGCGATGGCGACCTCCGTTCGCTTTGGGGTGTCAGGTTTTCGACGAATCGTTGATGGCCGCGGCCAGGTCCTGGTATTCCTCGCAACTGCTGCCACAGATCGATTTGATCTGCTGCAATTGCTCCTGCGCCAGGTCCAGCCGACCCTTGATCACATAGGCTTCGCCCAGGTACTCACGCACCTGCGCGTACTGCGGGTCGAGTTTGACCGCTTGCAGGTAATACCCGATGCCTTCGTCGGTGCGCCCCAGTTTACGCGTAGCGTAACCGCGATAGTTCAAGGCTTTGGCGGTGTTCGGCTGTTGCAGCGTGTCGAGCAGCGCGAGGGCTTCTGCATAGCGACCGTCTTTGGCCAGGCGATAGGCGTAATCGGTGCGGTCGGCGTCCGGGACCAGGCTGCTGTCCTGCATCAGGCATTTCTGTTGCTTGCTGTCCCAGACCTGGCCTTTGGGGCATTCGGGTTTTTGGACAGGTTCCTCCTCATCACCCTCGGCGAATGCAAGTGAGCCGGACAGCGCGAAAGCCAGCAGCAGTGGGGTAGCGAAAGCAGCAAGACGGATGTTCATTGGCGATGCTCCACGGGTTGATGCGTTTCAATTCGAACCAGTCAAGATTGAGACATCGAGCAGGCCAACATCGTTGAATGTTCAGCTCAGCAGACGAATCGGAGCGCCCGCCGACCAGGCCTGGATGTCCTCGATCATCTGCGAAAAGAACTGCTGGTAGTTCTGCCGGCTGACGTACCCGACATGCGGCGTGGCCAGTACATTCTCCAGGGTGCGCCATGGATGAAGCGCGGGCAACGGTTCCTGCTCGAACACGTCCAGCGCCGCGCCGGCCAGTCGTTGTTTTTGCAGTGCCTTGATCAACGCCGCTTCATCGACGATCGGCCCGCGGGCGGTGTTGACCAGTAGCGCGGTGGGCTTCATCCAGTCCAGCGCTTCGGTGTCGACCATGCCACGGGTGCGCTCGCTGAGCACCAGGTGCACCGACAGCACATCGGCTTGTTCGAACAATTCCTGCTTGCTGACATAGGTGACGTCGACTTCGGCCGCGCGTTCGGCGGTCAGGTTCTCGCTCCAGGCAATCACCCGCATGCCGAACACCTGGCCGAACCGGGCGACACGCCGCCCGATGCTGCCCAGGCCGAGAATCCCCAGGGTCTTGCCGTGCAGGTCGCCACCCAGGCCTTGTTGCCAACCGCCTGCGCGTAAGGCGTTGGCTTCCCCCACAAGGTTACGCGTGGCGGCCATGATCAGCGCCCAGGTCAATTCTGGCGCGGCGTGTTTATAGCTGTCGGTGCCGCACACCTGAATGCCCAGTGCGGCGGCGGCCTTAAGGTCCAGGGCGGCGTTGCGCATGCCCCCGGTGACCAGCAGTTTGAGTTTTGGCAAACGCTGCAACAGATCCTGGTCGAATCGGGTGCGCTCGCGCATCACACAGATCACCTCGAACTCACCCAGGCGCTGCGCCAGGGTTGCGTTGTCGGCGGGGTAGTCATGAATAAAATTCACCTGGCCGATGGGGTCCAGCGCCGACCAGTCCACCACGTCCCGGGCCACATCCTGCCAGTCATCGATTACCGCAATCTGCAACGCCATCAGCCTTACCTCATCAACGAAGGGTATCGGTTTTGTTCAGCCAGGCCAGCAGCGCCTGGTGGAATTTCGCCGGTTCTTCCATCTGCGGCGCATGGCCCATGCCGGGAAATTCGACCAGGGTCGACTGGGGAATCAGTTTCGCCACTTGCTTGCCGAGCACCGGGTAATGGCCGATTTTCGCCTTGACCTCGGGCGGCGCAAGGTCCTTGCCGATGGCCGTGGTGTCGGAAGTGCCGATCAGCAGCAGCGTCGGCATCTTCAAGTCCTTGAACTCGTAGTACACCGGTTGAGTGAAGATCATGTCGTAGATCAACGCCGAATTCCACGCCACCTGAGTCTTGCCCGGCCCTTTGCTCAGGCCCGCGAGCATGTCCACCCAGCGGTCGAACTCGGGCTTCCAGCGGCCGTCATAGTAGGTGCTGCGCTCGTAGTCGCGGATGCCTTTGGCCGTGACCTTCAGTTCTCGCTCATACCATTGATCCACCGTGCGGTAGGGCACGCCGAGGGCTTTCCAGTCTTCCAGGCCGATGGGGTTGACCAGTGCCAATTGTTCGACCTGGTCGGGATACAGCAGCGCATAGCGGGTGGCGAGCATGCCTCCGGTGGAATGCCCGAGCAAGGTGGCCTTCTGGATGCCGAGGGCCTTGAGCAGTTGCTGGGTATTGGTCGCCAGTTGCTGGAAGCTGTATTGGTAGTTGTCCGGCTTGCTGGACGTACAGAAACCGATCTGGTCCGGGGCGATGACCCGGTAGCCGGCGTCGCTCAGGGTCTTGATCGAAGTGTCCCAGGTCGCGCCGCAGAAATTCTTGCCGTGAAGCAACACGATGCTGCGCCCGTTGGCCTTGCCGTTGGCGGCGACGTCCATGTATCCCATCTGCAGGGTTTTGCCTTGGGACTGGAAGTCGAAGTGCTTGACGGTGTAGGGGTACTCGAAGCCTTGCAACTGTGGACCGTATTCCGGGCCTTCGGCATAAGCGATGACCGGCAGTGCGGCGGTCAGCATCAGGCTGGGCAGCCAGCGCGAGCGTCTCTGGGGCATGGGTAAACTCCATTGGAAATCCGCCGATGCTGGATCGGCATGATTAGGGCGACATTAAACACAGGCAATCACGGCGCAAGATCGTTCAACCCATCCAGCCCAATGTGGCCAGGGCCAGTACGCCATAGCGGGCGCCCTTGGCGAGGGTCACGATCAGCAGGAATCGCCCCAGCGGCTCGCGCATCACCCCGGCCACCAGGGTCAGCGGATCACCGATGACGGGCACCCAACTTAGCAGCAAGGACCAGTGACCGAAGCGCTGATAATGGATTCGGGCTTTATCCAGATGGCGGGGACTGACCGGAAACCAGCGCCGATCCCGGAATCGCTCGATCCCACGGCCCAGCCACCAGTTCACCAGCGACCCCAGGACATTGCCCAGCGTGGCCACCGCCAGCAACAACCAGAGCCAGTACCGGTCGCTGACCAGCAAGCCCACCAGCAGCGCTTCGGACTGTAGCGGCAGCAGCGTCGCGGCACCGAACGCGGCAAAGAACAGCCCGATGTACGCACCGGACATCAATGGGCAGGGTAGTCCGCCACCACCACGTCAGTGCCGTCCTTTTTCAGGCCGATCACCTGATAGGCATCGCTCATGCCGTCCATTTCCATGCCAGGCGAACCCATGGGCATGCCGGGGGTGGCGACACCCAGCAGATCGTCGCGCTTGCTCAAGGCCAGTACCTGATCGGCGGGCACATGGCCTTCAACGAATTTGCCATTGATCAGGCCGGTATGGCACGACGACAGACGCGGCGGCACGCCGTGCTGTTGCTTGAATTCGCTCATGTTGGTTTCGACGCGATCATCGACCTTGAAGCCGTTGGCTTCCAGATGGCTGATCCACTTCTTGCAGCAGCCGCAGTTGGCGTCGCGGTGGACTTCGATCGGGATCAGGTCGGCGGCCTGGGCCAGGGAGGAAATGAACAGGGCGCTCAGGGCGGCCAGACGCAGATGGGTTCGCATGGGGAGTCTCGTTTCGGGTTGCGGCCAGAAAAATGCATTCTGACCATTCTAAACAACTACGAGGCACGAGACTGTTTCGAATTAATACTGATTCGACGCATTGTAGGAAAATTCCCATGGTGATCGCCGCAAGAAGCCAAAACGCTTCATCGGCATGTAACATGAGACCCCGTTTGCAGCCCCCATCCCGATAAACACCAGGGGCCTGGCTTGCATGCGTACACAACATTTTTCAGCTTCACGCACACATTCAGGAAATGGCAATGACTCAGTCGCAACGTTTGAAATACTCGATTCTGATCTCCCTGGTCGTGCTGGGCATCATGTTCGGCCTTTCTTATCTGCAGAACACCGGCGTCATCGACGAAAAGCTGTTCCAGTACATCGCCATTGGCGTAGCGGTGCTGGTGGTGGTGATCAATGGCGTGATGCGCCGCAAGGTCAAGCCCTGAGCGACGCCCATCGGCCGGGTTACTCGTGGTGGAGAACGGCGGCGGCCTGTGGATGCAGGCTGTAGCTCTTGTCTGGATTGAGGGTGATCACGCCTTCGCCGCACAGACGCTTCAACACTTCCCGCACACTGAGAAATGACAGCGGGATGTCCAGGTCCAGCAAGTGACTGTGCACGCCTCGCACCCCCAGGCTGCGGTCGCTGTCGGCGGCGGTGAGCAAGGCGTCGATGACCTTCAGGCGAATCAGGCTGGTGCGCAGGCCAAAGCTCTTGAGCAGGAACCTGATCCGCTCGTTGCCGTGGCGCTCGGTGCGTTGATCGAAAACGCCGGAGCCCATGGCGGTGCTCTTTGGCGCAGTACTACCGTCCGTTGGCAGTTGCGAGTTGTACATGCAAAAACTCCTTATCAGAGCCTGAACCGGAAAATGTGATGGGTGCTCTCAATCAATAAGACGGATGAGCCGGGCAAATCATGAAGGCTCGAATGTAGAAATTTTGTCGGCATCGCGTCGGCGCTAAGTCCGACGCCCTGATGGCGGGGGTCAACGCCCTAAATTTTTTTCGTTCGCTTCGTCTTTAGGGGGAGGCACAATGCGTGCAACGACGCAGGGTGTGACCTTCGTTTTTACGATCAGGAGCGAGCGTGATTATTTCCAGGCAGTTAACCAGGTTGAGCCTTGCCGCGGTGTTGGTGGGCTTGAGTCTTGCGGCAAACGCGCGCAGTCAACCGGAGCAGGCGACTGCCGATATCCGCCGCACCAGTTTTGGCGTACCGCATATCCGCGCCGAGAACGAGCGTGGCCTCGGCTATGGCATCGGCTATGCCTACGCCCAGGACAACCTGTGCCTGCTGGCCAATGAAATCACCACGGTAAATGGCGAACGATCCCGCTATTTCGGCCCGGATCAATTCACCGTTGAAGAACGGGAGAACCGGGTCAGCGATGTGTTTTTCAGCTGGTTGAACACCCCTAAGGCCGTCGATGCATTCTGGCAGGCGCAACCCCCGGAAATCCGTCAGCTCATGGACGGGTATGTGGCCGGTTACAACCGCGCCCTGAAAGAGCGTCGGTCCCAGGGTTTGCCGCAGCAATGCCAGGGCGACTGGGTGCGGGAGATCACGCCCCAGGACCTGGTCAAGTTGACCCGTCGCCTGCTGGTCGAAGGCGGGGTCGGGCAATTCGCCGAAGCCTTGGCCGGGGCCACCCCACCCCAAGCCACGGCTCAGACAGCCGCCCCTGGGTCGTTCCAGGTCGCCGATTCGCGTATGCAGCGCTTTGCCCTGGATCGGGGCAGCAACGCGGTGGCGGTGGGCAGCGAGCGCTCTTTCAATGGCCGCGGCATGTTGCTGGCCAATCCGCATTTCCCCTGGGTCGGCGGGATGCGCTTCTACCAGATGCACCTGACCATTCCCGGCAAGCTGGACGTCATGGGCGCCGCGTTGCCCGGGCTGCCGATGATCAACATCGGTTTCAACCAGCACCTGGCCTGGACCCACACCGTGGACTCGTCCAGGCATTTCACCCTGTATCGTCTGCAGCTCGATCCCAAGGATGCAACCCGCTACCTGCTCGATGGCAAGTCGTTGCCGATGCAGCAGCAGACGGTGACCGTGAACGTGAAGCAGCCGGACGGCCAGACCCGGGCGGTGTCCCATGTGGTCTACAGTTCGCAATTCGGCCCGATCGTGCAGTGGCCGGGGAAGCTCGACTGGGACCGTCAGTTCGCCTATAGCTTGCGCGACGCCAACCTGGATAACGATCGGGTGCTGCAGCAGTGGTACGCGATGAACCGTGCCGACAGCCTCAAGGCATTGCAGGCCTCGGTCCACAAGATCCAGGGCATCCCCTGGGTCAACACCCTGGCGGCGGACGATCAGGGGCAGACGCTGTACATGAACCTGTCGGTGGTGCCGAACGTCAATGCCGACAAACTGGCCAAGTGCAGTGATCCCCGGGCCGGGTTGCAGATGATCGTGCTCGACGGGTCCAACAGTGCCTGCGCCTGGGACATCGATCCGCAGGCTGCGCAACAAGGCATTTATGCGGCTGACCGATTGCCGCAACTGTTGCGCAAGGACTTCGTGCAGCACGCCAACGATTCGGCGTGGATGGCCAACCCGGCACAACCGCTCACCGGTTTCTCGCCGCTGATCAGCCAGGACAGCCAGCCTTTGGGCCTGCGTTCACGCTTTGCCCTGGAGCGCCTGGCGACCTTGAGCAAGGCCGGCCCGATTGCAGCGGCGGACCTGCAGCGAATGGTCCTGGACGACCAGGTGTATCAGGCCACTCAAGTGATGCCGGACCTGTTGCAATTCTGCGCGGCAGGCTTGGGAACCGATGCGCCAACGCTGGCAGCGTTATGTGACAGCCTCAAGACCTGGGACCTCCGTGCGAATCTCGACAGCGGCGTAGGGTTTGTGCATTTCCAGAACATTATGGAGGTGCTCCAGCAATTACCGGATGTCTGGCGTGTCGGGTTCGATCCAGAAGATCCGCAACACACCCCGCGCGGCCTGGCGGTCGATCACCCGGACGTCGCCAAAGCGCTGCGCGAGGCGATGCTGGTATCGGTAGAGCAGGTCAATCAGGCGGGTCTCAAGGCTGACAGTCGCTGGGGTGATATTCAGGTGGTCAGCAGTGGCGGCCAGCAGACACCGATTCACGGCGGCCCCGGTACCCTGGGGGTCTACAACGCCATCCAGAGCGTGCCGAGAACTGACGGTAAACGCGAAGTCGTCAGCGGCACCAGCTATTTGCAAGTGGTGACCTTCGATGACCAGGGGCCACAGGCTCAGGGACTGCTGGCCTTCTCGCTGTCCAGTGACCCGGAGTCGAAGTACTCCCGGGACCAGACCCTGGCGTTCTCGAAGAAACAGTTGAGTGTGTTGCCGTTCACCGAGCAGCAGATCACGGCGGACCCGCAGTATCAGACCCTGACCCTTCGCGAGCAGGATGAAAAAGCCGGGAAGATGGCCAAACAGTAAAACGATTGGTACTGGAGTGAAGAATGGAGGCCGCACCCCCGCAAGGGCTGCGGCCTTCAGCTTTTCGGAGGCTGTTGCGGAATGGCGTTGAGGACCGGGTTGCCGTCCTTGTTGCGGGTCAGGTAGACCGGCAGCACCTTGGGCAGGGACGCCACCAGGCTATTGAGTTCCTTGATGTTGTAGATGCCGCCGAGGCGGATCGAGCCGGTACTGTTGTCGGCCAGCATCAGCGGCTTGTCCAGGTAGCGATTGATCAAGGGCAGGGCATCGGACAGCGCCAGATCATCGAGCACCAGTTTGCCGCTGCGCCAGGCCAATGAATTATCGTTGGCGTAGGTCTGGCTGATCTGCGGGGTGAAGTCGCCGTGTTTATAACGCGCCTGCATCGCGGGTCCGAGACGCAAGCCATCGCCCGGAAGATCATCGTTGCTGGTTACCAAAACCGAACCCTCAATCAGGTTGACTCGCACCTGATCCTCATACATCCAGACGTTGAATTGAGTGCCGGTGACCCGAATCCTGCCATCCGCTGCCCTGACGATGAAGGGGTGAGCGGTGTCGTGACTGACGCTGAAAAAAGCTTCGCCCTTATCCAGCGTGACCCGACGATGATCCTTGTAGTTGCTGAACGTCAGCTCACTGCCCAGGTTCAGCTCCACCCGACTGCCATCGCTCAGGGTGACCTGACGAACCGTATCGCCGGCTTCGAAGTGCTGGTAGGCATCGGGAAGCCAACCGAGGTTCCAGCCGCTATAGGCGGCCAGTGGCAACGCCAGGGCACACACGGCGGCGGCGATGCCGACCGTGCGCCAAGGCGTTGCAGGTTTGATCCGGACCGCGGGCACGATGGCGTCGGGACGAGGCAAATCCCCAGCGACTTCCCAAATGTCCAGCATGGCCTCGTACTCGACCGCATGAAGCGGATGAGCATCACGCCATTGTTCGAACGCCAGGCGCTCTTGCGCAGTGCAGTCGCTGGCGTGCAGACGCATGCACCAGTGCGCAGCGGCATCGGTGATGGCGTCATATTGGGCTTGCGAGAGAGGGCTTTCGGTCATTGACTCATCCTGATTTCCTGCATTCTAACCTTGAGCGAAGTCGGCGAGAACAACCGTCATGGCAATTACCCATCAAACAGGAATGTTTTTTACTTAAACATCCTGAAAAACCGGTAGTTGCCATGCAGCGTCCATAAAAAGAGTGAAAAAATAATCAAAAACTTTTGGTTTTCAAGGCAAGACTGCCGGTGTAACCGGTACGGGATCCAGTTGCCGGCCCATTTCACAGATGAGCATCGCAACCGAGTCCGCATTGCTCAGAATCGTATCTATCCGTAAATGCGGTTTCACACGGTCCAGGAAGGCGGTTCGGGCGTCTTTCAATGTTTTGGTACCGGTAATTTTCATTGTCTGCTTGGCGATATGAGCGGTTTCGGGAATGGAATCCAGGCTTTCCCATAAGCCCGTAGACTTGTTCTTTCGGGCAAATAACGCTCCACGGGGCGTTGCCATCGACAAGGCGTCACGCTGGATTCGTTCAGATTTTGCTTTCAACTTCGATCCGGCTTGCGTGGCAGTGTCGATGAGATCGGTGAAGGGGAGTCTTGCCTCCAGATAGGCGATGTCGATCGTCTTGGCGAAATGGTGTGAAAACTCATGGATAAACGTCACTGCCTGGGCATGCGCATCGACCTCGAAATGTTGCGGCACAAAGAACTTGTAGTCATCGAGTTCCGGATCGAAGAAGGCATCTGAGAAGTACACTCTTTTTTGCATGTCGGTTTGGATGGTAAATGCAATCACATTGTCTTCCGGTGAAGTGTTGAAACCGACGACGAACCTTTTGGTATCGAGATCGTCCAGCCCCGGATCCACCAGCGCCTGGCAGATTGGCACGATAACTTTTTTGATTTTGTCCAGAATTGAGGTGTCGATTGTGCTCACGTCAAAAAACTTTTTCAGATAGGTGTCAAGTCGGGTGCCTGGAGCGGCGGTACGCAACTGTGTGAAGTTGTGAAGGCAATTAAAGGCGTAGTACCTGGCCAAATCCATTGCTTGCACGATAGTCTGGGCTTTGGCGGGATATTTACGACGTATTTCATCCATCCCTTGTGCTTCGATGTTGAACGATGCCGTTGCAATCCAACGGGTTGTGACATTGTTCGCGAAACGGGATATTGCCTTGCCATAGTGAATGGATTGCGGGTCCGCAGCGAGTACCAGATGAGGACCAGGGGCTTTTTCCAGAAAGGGGCCCTTTTGCGTGTCGTTCATCATGCGCCAGGCTCCACCGTGTTTTGCGACGCGATAGACTTTGCCCAGAACAGGGGCGAAGTGATGGGTTGTCGTAGGGTCGCGATAGGTGCCCTCCGTTGCATCTTTCTGAAACTTTTCCAGATCGACAGTCGGCGATTCATACGCTTGCGCTGTTGTCCGGCTCGCGGAGGTGGTGTTGATGGATGACCACTGCGGCGCAACGACAGGTTGTTCTGCGGGGGGGGCTGTCAGGATGACTGGCGCAGGGGTAGAGGCTGGATTTTCCTGCATCATCCGCCCAAGGGTGATCATCTGCGCCGCACCAGAGACGAAGGATTTGAATGCGTGTTTCCAGTGTTGGTCTTGCAGCGCCTCTGCCGAGTCCTTGAAATCCTTGTAGGCTTGCCACAGAAACAGACCACAGGACAATTTGCCAGGCAAGAATCCAGACAGCAGCTTGATTCCGGAACTGAACAGCTCCTTGGCTTTTTCCCAATCGGTTCGCGCGGTAACCGTGGATTGACTGCCCAGCATCTGCTTGAGCAGCAGGATGTTGTCTTGGAATAGACGCTCCAGCACATTCCCGGTAATGGGATTTGAAGCGAGGGTCATTTCCGTGGTTTCGCCCACGGTGGATTCAAGCAGATTTTGAAACGTCGCCCGGGACGATTCGGGCAGGCGCCGGATCAACAGGTCCTGCAATGGCCCTGGGGTATTGAGTGCGCCAAGCAGTCCGGTCTCGGTCTCGAACTCGGTGAAGGGTGGCCCGACAAAATAGGGCGCGTAGAGCACCTGCCGACCGGCCACGTCTTTGCCCGGGCTGATCAGGTACATCCCCAGTGCGTCGACGGCTGTGGCACCGGCCGTGGAGATCAACTGCAGCGGGCGGATGATAGCGTCTGCCCCTTTAACCGCGGCCCGTGCCGTGGCATTGGGCATGTCCAATAGCTGCTCGATTGCGTCGAACGCCTGCTCCGACAGTTGCTCTTGCAGTTTAAGCGCGTGGGCCTCTTGCAACAGGTGCCAGGGCAACTGCTGGAAGTAGCGCAGTTTTCGCGCTTTGGCAGCGTCGCTATCACCCGACAATTGTTCCGAGAGCAACTGCTCATACACTGACTTGATGTTCAGCTGTAACAGCAGCTGCTTGACAGCCTCGGTATCCATCTCGTTCGGAAGCGGTTTTGAGGTCGTCGAGGCGATGGTAAAACCTGTTCCCTGGAGCACATTGACGTGATTCAGGGCAAATTCGGTCAATGTTTGTGCAGGGCCGGCGATGGCTAACCCAGGAGTGACCTTGACATGATCGGGGTCAATGAAATTGCCCTGGAAGCGGGTTTTTTGCAGGGACACCAGTTGCTCGTGGACATAGATAGCCAGGGTTTTTATGCCATGTAGATAATCTTTACACTCCGACAGGCTATGGCGGTGTTGCTCCATAATTTCGACATGTTTTTGCTGTTCCCCCAGCGATGCCATTCCCAGCCAGGCCGGCAAAGTCTGGCGGGTTGCAATGGCCTTGCCAATATCCTTGGCTCGCTGCAGATTGGTGCAGATGGGTTGCTGCTTAAGTGCGTTCAGGGCTTTTGTCTGTTTCGTTTCTGTCAGTTTCAGCGCGCGAACCTGGTCGCAAACCGCCAGAAAGTGATCGATGGCCGTCTGCTGACGATGGAGCAGCAGATTATTTTCGATCTGACGAAAATTACCCAATTCGTACGTTTTATGGAACATGCGCTCGGCAGGCAGGAGATTTTCAAGCAGCATCAGCCGCTTGATCGGGTCAAGCAGGCGTCGTTGCAGCTCGGTCCTGGCCGTGGCGACCGATTCAAAGGCCTCCAACCCAAGCGCCGGGGTCCAGAGAATCGCCCGGCCGGAATTCTGTGTATCCAGGCCGCCGCGTTCGGTGAGCATGAAACAATGGTGCACGGCCAGCGACGATGTATGGCCCGCGGTTTCAAGGCTGAACCAGTAGGCATCCGGGCGAAATCCATTCAGCGCTTTACGCTGGCGGCGGGTGGGGCGGTCGGGGTCGAGTACCGTATGGACAATGGCGCTATCGACTTGCGACAATGTGCGGTTAAGTCGACGAAGGTTGGCCTCGCCACGAATACCCACCGACAGGGCATTGGCCAGTGCGGGTTTCATGGCTTCCAGGCTGGTTCTCTG
Encoded here:
- a CDS encoding DUF3077 domain-containing protein codes for the protein MTEPTTKSTLFARCDHVDHHLFAVQPDIPLLDALEHAAVYLSCAEDLALQAPNATRPEYTASLRWASSQMLGTARSLVQASIDGLHAAQAQGDA
- a CDS encoding RNA polymerase sigma factor, producing MARLWRYGLLLSRQRHVAEELVQATCVRALERVRQLAPGTRMDCWLLSILHSIWLNEVRSRRVRQGQALVGADNALSFDGEHAAQPNVFATQVIRRVDALPETQRECVFLAYVEGLSYHEVAEVLQVPLGTVTSRLATARVKLAEYPPLHAVPSPSTEERR
- a CDS encoding tetratricopeptide repeat protein, whose product is MNIRLAAFATPLLLAFALSGSLAFAEGDEEEPVQKPECPKGQVWDSKQQKCLMQDSSLVPDADRTDYAYRLAKDGRYAEALALLDTLQQPNTAKALNYRGYATRKLGRTDEGIGYYLQAVKLDPQYAQVREYLGEAYVIKGRLDLAQEQLQQIKSICGSSCEEYQDLAAAINDSSKT
- a CDS encoding D-2-hydroxyacid dehydrogenase family protein, whose translation is MALQIAVIDDWQDVARDVVDWSALDPIGQVNFIHDYPADNATLAQRLGEFEVICVMRERTRFDQDLLQRLPKLKLLVTGGMRNAALDLKAAAALGIQVCGTDSYKHAAPELTWALIMAATRNLVGEANALRAGGWQQGLGGDLHGKTLGILGLGSIGRRVARFGQVFGMRVIAWSENLTAERAAEVDVTYVSKQELFEQADVLSVHLVLSERTRGMVDTEALDWMKPTALLVNTARGPIVDEAALIKALQKQRLAGAALDVFEQEPLPALHPWRTLENVLATPHVGYVSRQNYQQFFSQMIEDIQAWSAGAPIRLLS
- a CDS encoding alpha/beta fold hydrolase → MPQRRSRWLPSLMLTAALPVIAYAEGPEYGPQLQGFEYPYTVKHFDFQSQGKTLQMGYMDVAANGKANGRSIVLLHGKNFCGATWDTSIKTLSDAGYRVIAPDQIGFCTSSKPDNYQYSFQQLATNTQQLLKALGIQKATLLGHSTGGMLATRYALLYPDQVEQLALVNPIGLEDWKALGVPYRTVDQWYERELKVTAKGIRDYERSTYYDGRWKPEFDRWVDMLAGLSKGPGKTQVAWNSALIYDMIFTQPVYYEFKDLKMPTLLLIGTSDTTAIGKDLAPPEVKAKIGHYPVLGKQVAKLIPQSTLVEFPGMGHAPQMEEPAKFHQALLAWLNKTDTLR
- a CDS encoding YqaA family protein, coding for MSGAYIGLFFAAFGAATLLPLQSEALLVGLLVSDRYWLWLLLAVATLGNVLGSLVNWWLGRGIERFRDRRWFPVSPRHLDKARIHYQRFGHWSLLLSWVPVIGDPLTLVAGVMREPLGRFLLIVTLAKGARYGVLALATLGWMG
- a CDS encoding DUF411 domain-containing protein — its product is MRTHLRLAALSALFISSLAQAADLIPIEVHRDANCGCCKKWISHLEANGFKVDDRVETNMSEFKQQHGVPPRLSSCHTGLINGKFVEGHVPADQVLALSKRDDLLGVATPGMPMGSPGMEMDGMSDAYQVIGLKKDGTDVVVADYPAH